From Arvicanthis niloticus isolate mArvNil1 chromosome 22, mArvNil1.pat.X, whole genome shotgun sequence, the proteins below share one genomic window:
- the LOC143436403 gene encoding olfactory receptor 6C2-like: MIHVLTGFTIQDKRKGHSQESVMKNYTAITTFILVGLTDDANLQILLFIFLLLTYLLSVVGNLTIITLTLVDSHLKTPMYFFLRNFSILEVSFTTVCIPRFLYTMASGDNTITYNACATQLFFVIVLGVTEFFLLTAMSYDRYVAICKPLHYTTIMSNRVCIQFLIGCYLIALIIVIPPFSMSFKLEFCNSNVIDHFGCDAAPILKISCSNTEFIERFVLILAVLTLMFTLLCVVMSYTYIIRTILRFPSAQQRKKAFSTCSSHIIVVSITYGSCIFIYIKPSAKEGVAVNKVVSVLTTSVAPVMNPFIYTLRNKQVVQAFKDMIKRIASMAKS; this comes from the exons ATGATCCATGTTCTCACAGGCTTCACTATACAGGATAAAAG AAAAGGCCACAGTCAGGAATCAGTGATGAAAAATTATACAGCAATAACTACATTCATCCTGGTAGGACTAACCGATGATGCAAACCTTCAAATTCTGCTTTTCATATTTTTGCTCTTAACCTACTTATTGAGCGTGGTTGGTAACCTGACCATCATCACTCTCACACTGGTGGATTCCCACCTTAAAACACCCATGTATTTTTTCCTCAGAAATTTCTCCATTTTGGAAGTCtcattcacaactgtctgtattcCCAGATTCCTCTACACAATGGCGTCTGGGGACAATACCATTACCTATAATGCATGTGCCACtcaattattttttgttattgttctggGTGTGACTGAGTTTTTCCTGCTGACTGCCAtgtcctatgaccgctatgtggccatctgcaagCCTCTGCATTACACCACCATCATGAGCAACAGGGTCTGCATTCAGTTCCTTATTGGCTGTTATTTAATTGCTTTAATTATTGTCATCCCACCTTTTTCCATGAGCTTCAAGCTTGAGTTCTGCAACTCCAATGTCATAGATCACTTTGGCTGTGATGCTGCTCCCATTCTGAAGATCAGCTGCTCCAACACAGAGTTCATAGAGCGGTTTGTCTTGATCTTGGCTGTGCTGACACTCATGTTCACATTACTGTGTGTGGTAATGTCTTACACATATATTATCAGAACTATCCTGAGATTCCCATCAGCCCAGCAAAGAAAAAAGGCTTTTTCTACTTGTTCTTCTCATATAATTGTGGTTTCTATCACTTATGGCAGCTGCATTTTCATCTATATTAAACCATCTGCAAAAGAAGGAGTGGCTGTAAATAAGGTTGTGTCTGTGCTCACGACTTCAGTTGCTCCTGTTATGAATCCTTTCATCTACACTCTGAGGAATAAGCAAGTAGTTCAAGCTTTCAAAGATATGATCAAAAGGATTGCCTCTATGGCAAAGAGCTAA